The genomic interval TTGTTTTATAGATTTTTTTATTATTTTCATAAATAATTTTTTTAATTCTTTGTGTTTTTTATTGTAAGCTTATTTTATTTCATTATTTTATTAAATGGACAGTATACTGTATTTATTAATTTTTCATATAATTTTTTATATACATTATTAGTATTTGTTTAAGTCTTTATAGGAAATCTCTTAAAACTCTATTTATTCTTCATTCTTAACTATCATATTTTTTTTAAAAAAATATTTAAATTATCTTAAACAAAATTTTAATTGTAAATTTTTAATATTTTAAAATTTTTATTTTCAATATTTTTTTCTAATTTTTTAGGAAATAATAGTTAATTTATTATATTAAAAATTAAATAAATTAATACATTAATAATATGATAAATAAGAGAAAATTATTTTTAGTATAAAATAGGTTTTTAGGTAGATAATATGGTTCAGATGACTTATCAAAAAAGGATGCAAGTATACTCAATTGTTTTCTTATTTGTTATGATTAGCTTAGCAATAGCTCCATTTTATCTAGGCGAACCTTTTACTAGTGAAAACTTAGCTACTGCTGTACTTGTTTGTTTAGTGGGAGTAGCGTTTCCATTGGTCTCATATAGACCAGAATGGAATAAGGCTATGTTATTTTGTGAAGGCATATTATTCGCTATTTTAGGTTATATGTTTTTGGAAAATCCTTATAATTATGTTTTTTTAGTATTTGGTATTGTTTTGATTGCTATTTCAATTTTAGCATATATGAAGAAATTACCTCCACGATTACTAGGATATTTTTATCATAGTAGTAAAAAGAAGTAATTTTTTTAACTTTTTTTTAAAAATCTTTTTGTATTAATAAATTGAAACTTATTGAATTTTATTAATGAACTTTATGTGTTTTATTTAGAGTTGGATTTTTATTTAAAATCGCGTATTATAATCTAGATAAAATTTTAAATACCATGGTGATAAAAAATGGCAGAAATATCAGAGGCTATCTCAATGATTAAAAAGGCTGAAAGTGATGCTGTTCAAGTAGTGGAAGATGCTAAAGTTAAATCTGAAGATTTAATTAATGAAGCTACTGCTAAATCTAACCAATTAATGGAAGAAGCTAAAAGTAATGCATCACATGAGGCTGAGGTCACTGTTTTAAATTCAGAAGAAGAAGCTAAAAAAGAGGCTGAACAAATTAAAGCTCAATCTGAAAAAAATGTTGAGTCTATTAAAGCTAAATCTTCAGTGAATGTTGATGAAGCAGCTTCTGTTATTGTTGAAAAATTGTTGTAGTGTGAGATAATGTTTCAAACTGAAAGAATGCGTAAACTTAAAATAGTCACTTTGGATAAGTATGCTCCTTCAATAATTAGTGAATTACATGAGGCAGGTACTGTTCAAATTGATGATATTTCAGAACGTATTCAACAAGATCCTGAGATTGGGGAACTATTAACTCCTGCTAAATCCACATCTAAAACTGGTAGAATATCATCATTATTAATGAAAACAACTAGTCTTTCCGATGCAATTGCAAATGCTTTAATGTTTAATACAAGTAAGAAAGATAAGATTCATTCATTAATTAATCCAGAATTGATTGTTCCTAAAAATGTGGAACCGATGGATACTGACGCATTGATAATCTATGCAGAATCTGTTTTAGATGATGCTAGTACTGAAATATCTCCAGTACAGGATAAATTATCCGCTCTCGACACTGAAGCAAGTAGATTAAATTCTAAAATTACCGTTGCTCAAAAATTAATTAACTTTAATTATGACTTAGGTATTTTAGCAGACACTAATACTACTTCAACAATAGTTGGAAGGATTGCTGTTGAATCTGCTTCTGAAGTAAAAGCAGAATTGAATAAAATAACTGATGAAATTGTAATTGATGAAACTAATTCTGATGAAGCTTTTAATAGTTTTATTGTAGTTAGTTCTAATGAATATAAAGACACTGTCTATTCTACACTTAGAAAATTCGGTTTTGATAATTTAGATGTTAGTGGTATGGAAGGTAAACCTTCTGATTTCATTGCTAACGCTAATGCTAGGTTATCTGCTATTGCTAATGAAAAAACCCAGTTACAAGCTCAATTTAAAGAGCTTGCTAAAAAATGGGATGACGATATCTTAGCTTTAAAAGAACAATTAGAGAATGAAAAAGATAAAAATGAGATTTACACTAGTTTCGGTGAAACTAAAAACTCTAAAGTATTTGAAGCTTGGGTACCAGTTAAAAAAGCAGAAGAAACTAAAAAACTTATTGAAACTGCAAGTGATGGATATTGTGTTATAGAGGAAGAAGAAATTCCAGATGACAGTGAAGATGTACCTGTTCTTCAAAATCACTCTGGATACGTTAAACCATATGAAATATTAGTTGATATGTATTCACCTTTAAAATATAATGAGGTTGATCCAACTTTATTTGTAGCTATTACATTCCCATTATTCTTTGGGTTCTGTTTAACTGATGCAATGTATGGATTGTTAAACTTTTTAGTTGGATACTTTGTATTATATAGAGGTCTTGGAAGAAATAGCGAAACCTCAAAAGACTTTGGTAAAATATTTATGGCTTCAAGTTTATGGGCTATACTTTTAGGTCTTTTAACCAACGGTCTATTGGGAGATTTCTCATCTAGAGTCTTAGGTATGGGAGCACTTCCAACTACCTGTTTAGATGCATTTACCAATGCAGCAGTAATTTTAGTTATTGCAATTGCTCTTGGTTTAGTCTATCTTAATATTGGTTTCCTTTTAGGTGCAATCAACAATTACAGATATGGTAAT from Methanobrevibacter boviskoreani JH1 carries:
- a CDS encoding V-type ATP synthase subunit I yields the protein MFQTERMRKLKIVTLDKYAPSIISELHEAGTVQIDDISERIQQDPEIGELLTPAKSTSKTGRISSLLMKTTSLSDAIANALMFNTSKKDKIHSLINPELIVPKNVEPMDTDALIIYAESVLDDASTEISPVQDKLSALDTEASRLNSKITVAQKLINFNYDLGILADTNTTSTIVGRIAVESASEVKAELNKITDEIVIDETNSDEAFNSFIVVSSNEYKDTVYSTLRKFGFDNLDVSGMEGKPSDFIANANARLSAIANEKTQLQAQFKELAKKWDDDILALKEQLENEKDKNEIYTSFGETKNSKVFEAWVPVKKAEETKKLIETASDGYCVIEEEEIPDDSEDVPVLQNHSGYVKPYEILVDMYSPLKYNEVDPTLFVAITFPLFFGFCLTDAMYGLLNFLVGYFVLYRGLGRNSETSKDFGKIFMASSLWAILLGLLTNGLLGDFSSRVLGMGALPTTCLDAFTNAAVILVIAIALGLVYLNIGFLLGAINNYRYGNKKDAWTNQIVWFVLEIGIVFLALGYMLPAIGMIGIIIGAIFIIAAFGLLFWGGGAYGIMDFFSYMGDVLSFARLLALCLATAGIAMAVNILTVMCGTMIPYIGIILAIIVFIGGHIFNWLFQTLGAGVNALRLNYVEFFAQFFMGGKNRFEAFKAGRKFTKLNK
- the ahaH gene encoding ATP synthase archaeal subunit H, translated to MAEISEAISMIKKAESDAVQVVEDAKVKSEDLINEATAKSNQLMEEAKSNASHEAEVTVLNSEEEAKKEAEQIKAQSEKNVESIKAKSSVNVDEAASVIVEKLL